In one window of Methanosarcina vacuolata Z-761 DNA:
- a CDS encoding DUF169 domain-containing protein, which produces MHTDQSPFSKYPELSRLMEIGEPVCVTFETEHEIGYKVGSKVGHETEKRREAEKSIEGKSEEIVAGTGDEKFPEKSNFLFCELVQKARMGEAFLISGQSCSPGDYVLGFSEKSPAAYYLSSGRYKNSQAAENAALSLPRLEKKFCFMRIEPLSLNKGRFDVLILFLKPEKAMRIVQASAYSEGKRAVMATMGAASICGDCTVFAYREGMGLSFGCKGSRKHSGYADFDVPLGLSFEKASEIEGILSKLPETRE; this is translated from the coding sequence ATGCACACCGACCAAAGCCCTTTTTCAAAATATCCGGAGCTCAGCCGGCTGATGGAAATCGGCGAGCCTGTATGTGTAACCTTCGAAACAGAGCACGAAATTGGGTACAAAGTCGGGAGTAAAGTAGGGCACGAAACTGAAAAAAGGCGCGAAGCTGAAAAAAGTATTGAGGGAAAAAGCGAAGAGATAGTAGCTGGTACGGGAGACGAAAAGTTTCCTGAAAAATCCAATTTTCTTTTTTGCGAACTTGTGCAGAAAGCCCGTATGGGAGAAGCGTTCCTGATTTCAGGACAGAGTTGCTCTCCGGGAGATTATGTGCTGGGATTTTCTGAAAAGAGCCCTGCAGCGTACTACCTGAGTTCCGGAAGATATAAAAACTCGCAGGCTGCGGAAAATGCAGCTTTATCCCTCCCTAGATTGGAAAAAAAGTTTTGTTTTATGAGAATCGAGCCCTTATCTCTGAATAAAGGTCGTTTTGATGTGCTGATTCTTTTCCTGAAACCTGAAAAAGCTATGCGCATTGTTCAGGCAAGTGCCTACTCGGAAGGAAAAAGGGCAGTAATGGCTACAATGGGTGCAGCTTCAATCTGCGGAGACTGTACAGTGTTTGCATACAGGGAAGGTATGGGCCTATCTTTCGGGTGCAAGGGATCAAGAAAACACAGTGGATATGCAGATTTTGACGTTCCCCTTGGGCTTTCTTTTGAAAAAGCATCTGAAATAGAAGGAATTCTCTCAAAACTTCCGGAAACGAGGGAGTAA
- the sepS gene encoding O-phosphoserine--tRNA ligase, with protein MKFDPEKIKRDAKENFDLTWNEGKKLVRTPTLNDRYPRTTLKYGKAHPVYDTIQKLREAYLRMGFEEMMNPLIVDDKEVHKQFGSEALAVLDRCFYLAGLPRPNVGISDERTAEVKEILGDIGDDGVEKIRQVLHSYKKGKIEGDDLVPEISGVLGVSDALVADMIDRVFPEFKELVPQASTKTLRSHMTSGWFISLGALLERQEPPFHFFSVDRCFRREQQEDASRLMTYYSASCVIMDEDVTVDHGKAVSEGLLSQFGFEKFLFRPDEKRSKYYIPDTQTEVFAFHPKLVGSNSKYSDGWIEIATFGIYSPTALAQYDIPYPVMNLGLGVERLAMILHDAPDIRSLTYPQIPQYTEWEMSDGELAKQVFVDKVPETPEGLAIADSIVSQCELHGEEPSPCEFPAWEGEICGRKVKVSVIEPEENTKLCGPAAFNEVVAYQGDIMGIPNTKKWQKAFENHSARAGIRFIEAFAAQAAREIEEAALSGANEHIVRVRIAKVPSEVNLRIGSVAQLYITGKKKKIDMRGPVFTSVKAEFV; from the coding sequence ATGAAATTTGATCCGGAAAAAATAAAAAGGGACGCTAAAGAAAACTTTGACCTTACCTGGAACGAGGGCAAAAAGCTTGTCAGGACACCTACCCTGAACGACCGTTATCCCAGGACCACTTTGAAATATGGAAAAGCTCATCCTGTTTACGATACAATCCAGAAACTCAGAGAAGCCTATTTAAGAATGGGCTTTGAAGAGATGATGAACCCTCTTATAGTGGACGATAAAGAGGTACACAAACAGTTCGGAAGCGAAGCTCTTGCAGTCCTGGATCGCTGTTTTTATCTTGCAGGCCTGCCAAGGCCGAACGTTGGAATTTCCGATGAGCGCACCGCAGAGGTAAAAGAGATTCTTGGGGATATCGGCGACGATGGAGTAGAAAAGATAAGGCAGGTTCTCCATTCGTATAAGAAAGGAAAGATAGAAGGAGACGACCTTGTGCCCGAGATTTCAGGGGTGCTTGGAGTTTCGGACGCCCTTGTTGCAGATATGATCGACAGGGTTTTCCCGGAATTTAAAGAACTTGTACCCCAGGCAAGCACAAAGACACTCCGCAGCCACATGACCAGCGGCTGGTTTATTTCTCTCGGTGCCCTTCTTGAAAGACAAGAGCCTCCCTTCCACTTCTTCTCTGTAGACCGCTGTTTCCGACGAGAACAACAGGAGGATGCTTCAAGACTCATGACCTACTACTCGGCTTCCTGCGTAATTATGGATGAAGATGTGACTGTAGACCATGGGAAAGCCGTTTCAGAAGGACTCCTTTCTCAGTTTGGATTTGAAAAATTCCTTTTCAGGCCTGATGAGAAACGCAGCAAATACTACATTCCTGACACGCAGACCGAGGTGTTTGCTTTCCATCCAAAACTTGTGGGCTCTAACTCAAAGTATTCTGATGGCTGGATCGAGATTGCAACTTTCGGAATTTATTCCCCAACAGCGCTTGCCCAATATGATATCCCGTATCCTGTAATGAATCTCGGTCTTGGAGTGGAAAGGCTGGCAATGATTCTTCATGATGCACCAGATATCCGCTCTCTTACCTACCCACAGATTCCACAGTATACTGAATGGGAAATGTCAGATGGTGAACTTGCAAAACAGGTTTTCGTAGATAAAGTACCCGAAACTCCTGAAGGACTTGCGATTGCAGATTCTATTGTTTCCCAGTGCGAACTGCATGGGGAAGAACCAAGTCCCTGTGAATTCCCTGCCTGGGAAGGAGAAATTTGCGGGAGGAAAGTAAAAGTTTCCGTAATTGAGCCCGAAGAAAATACAAAGCTTTGCGGACCTGCAGCTTTTAATGAGGTTGTAGCCTATCAGGGAGATATTATGGGAATTCCAAATACCAAGAAATGGCAGAAAGCTTTTGAAAACCATTCTGCAAGGGCGGGAATTCGTTTTATAGAAGCATTTGCAGCCCAGGCTGCCAGGGAAATTGAAGAGGCTGCCCTGTCAGGAGCAAACGAGCATATAGTCAGAGTAAGGATTGCAAAAGTTCCATCGGAAGTCAACCTGAGAATAGGCTCTGTTGCCCAGCTTTATATCACAGGCAAAAAGAAAAAAATAGATATGAGAGGCCCGGTTTTCACATCTGTAAAAGCTGAATTTGTGTGA
- a CDS encoding translin family protein — MKILLEEISARIRENFDAKDSIREEGLKISRKVVRECRTASFALHDQNFEKADKSIKTAGHALEKLEALFEGHADIYHAGFVEHAHQEYSEVSVLRSLLKEEGEKLPSPEDLRVEYAAYLNGLGDVVGELRRHVLDLIRKESFEKAEVFLGIMENIHAVLMDFDYPDAITGGLRRKTDVSRSLIEKTRGDVVNAIGQKKLETAMRHLESKL, encoded by the coding sequence ATGAAAATCTTGCTTGAAGAAATCTCGGCCCGGATAAGAGAAAATTTTGATGCCAAGGACAGTATAAGGGAAGAGGGATTGAAGATTTCCCGGAAAGTTGTCAGGGAATGCAGGACAGCATCATTTGCTCTACACGACCAGAACTTTGAAAAGGCAGATAAAAGTATCAAAACTGCAGGACATGCGCTTGAGAAACTTGAAGCTCTTTTCGAAGGGCACGCTGATATTTATCATGCAGGCTTTGTAGAACATGCCCATCAGGAGTATTCGGAGGTTTCAGTCCTCAGGAGCCTGCTGAAAGAAGAAGGAGAAAAACTTCCCTCCCCTGAAGATTTAAGAGTCGAATATGCAGCTTACCTCAATGGGCTTGGGGATGTTGTAGGAGAGCTTAGGAGGCATGTTCTGGACCTTATAAGGAAAGAGTCCTTTGAGAAAGCCGAAGTGTTTTTAGGTATCATGGAAAATATCCATGCAGTGCTTATGGACTTTGACTATCCTGATGCCATAACCGGAGGACTCAGGCGAAAAACCGATGTATCCCGCTCCTTAATAGAAAAAACACGTGGTGATGTTGTTAACGCGATTGGTCAGAAAAAGCTTGAGACTGCGATGCGACATCTGGAATCCAAACTTTAG
- a CDS encoding UPF0147 family protein, producing the protein MIRVSSNDSAEVIKQCLQVLESITSDSSVPRNIRRSVNEIMDILNNESEPLFLRAASSISILEDISNDPNLPLHTRTLIWNLSSQLETIPVDE; encoded by the coding sequence GTGATTCGAGTGTCATCAAATGATTCAGCAGAAGTTATAAAACAATGTCTTCAGGTCCTAGAAAGTATAACCAGTGACTCTTCAGTTCCTAGAAATATCAGGCGTTCCGTGAATGAAATTATGGACATACTGAACAACGAATCCGAACCTCTCTTTCTTAGAGCGGCATCAAGCATTTCCATTCTAGAAGATATAAGCAACGATCCTAACCTTCCTCTGCACACAAGAACTTTGATATGGAACCTCTCAAGTCAGCTTGAGACCATTCCTGTAGATGAGTAA
- a CDS encoding Sjogren's syndrome/scleroderma autoantigen 1 family protein — protein MDSEKDKKVKRIARFLELGGTMLAEHCKVCGAPKFRYQGRVICPICDVQEEKEAPEPAAEVQAPEPTPSTEKDKSSFDSKKRVQAHRQKSRFGMRASETAEEEEKALEPIEEETPVLPPEKEAAGRKAPAAPRASTISRASTIPRSPAVSSPRSPEAPVTHAAPSEKAEKPATVSKIAGVHRDQKVLEDLLFRKMVNVAESLQDETDPRRIAEDLELIGKGLGLIERLRQL, from the coding sequence ATGGATTCTGAAAAAGATAAAAAAGTAAAGCGAATAGCCCGTTTTCTTGAACTAGGGGGCACAATGCTTGCTGAACATTGTAAAGTCTGCGGGGCCCCAAAATTCCGTTATCAGGGTAGAGTAATCTGTCCTATATGTGATGTCCAGGAAGAGAAGGAAGCTCCGGAACCAGCCGCAGAAGTCCAGGCTCCTGAACCCACGCCGTCTACAGAAAAAGACAAATCTTCTTTTGATAGTAAGAAGAGAGTCCAGGCACACAGGCAAAAATCAAGGTTCGGAATGAGAGCCTCTGAAACTGCCGAAGAAGAAGAAAAAGCCCTTGAGCCGATAGAAGAGGAAACTCCTGTATTACCTCCTGAAAAAGAAGCAGCAGGAAGGAAAGCACCTGCAGCTCCTAGAGCTTCTACAATCTCTAGAGCTTCCACAATTCCTAGAAGTCCTGCAGTTTCTTCCCCGAGAAGTCCTGAAGCTCCTGTAACCCATGCCGCGCCCTCAGAAAAAGCAGAAAAACCCGCGACAGTATCAAAGATAGCTGGAGTCCATAGAGACCAAAAAGTACTGGAAGACCTTCTCTTTAGAAAGATGGTCAATGTTGCAGAATCCCTTCAGGATGAAACAGACCCGCGCAGGATTGCCGAGGATTTAGAATTAATTGGAAAAGGGCTTGGGCTTATAGAGCGCTTGAGGCAGTTATAA
- a CDS encoding DEAD/DEAH box helicase, which produces MNESLFSEKPGFMKHPLIKSDTVEQRLYQLNLAGKALEGSSLVVLPTGLGKTVIALFVIVSRLQRFGGKVLILSPTKPLVEQHAAFFKKVMALPEDEVLTFTGSIAPAEREKLWAQGKLIVSTPQVIENDLLTKRISLEDVTHITFDEAHRAVGNYAYTFIAEKYFESARNPHVLGITASPGSSDEKISEVCQALHIENVSVKTEKDKDVRPYVQEKEIEWLQVQLPPEMAEIRSYLEKIFDDRLITIRGLGFSPGSGKYVSKKDLLLFQKKLQGEIRVGGDPAVFTAMSVLAEMVKVNHAVEMIETQGLEPFRKYLEKLDAEASSSSASKASKRLMDDLYMRKALYRAKECEVEHPKLELARKLVSEQLKESPDSRVIVFTNYRDTAEIVVNALSEVPGIAPIRFVGQASRLKDKGLTQKQQVEVLDKFRAGEYNVLVATSVAEEGLDIPSTDLVLFYEPIPSEIRSIQRKGRTGRQHKGRVIILVTKGTRDEAYYWSSKSKEKKMLNSMHGLEALLVPKNSKQGSKLSDFESEAFIPDYAQNDAESETKTGNRLENADVMQGNKGPIQGNKDPMRGNKGPMRGNKGPMQESSDLAVNLSGFVNSRGKAVDGNVFPDNKDAAVDSSSFAGIGGRSSDIRDLTVDSGELTVDSRDMAAGPDCNRANEEINEDNRGVGKEEKSGEENSREENSREGKSRDEKSREENVKERQKTFVYFETLSGKKPESAPETTAEASKIEINPESLKMVVDFREAKSGVANVLDKLGVEVIFTTLEIGDYVVSDRLAVERKRTDDFVNSLVDGKRNLFVQLSNLTRVYQKPVLIIEGTELFTSRQINPNAIYGSLISIAIDFGVSLLYSRDEEETAAILKMLAKREQMENKREVNPHGKKSASTLIEQQEYLVSAIADIGPKAARNLLLHFGSVEAIMKADAKELKNVKLIGPKRATKIRELIEAPYKG; this is translated from the coding sequence ATGAACGAGAGTCTTTTTTCTGAGAAACCGGGGTTTATGAAGCACCCGCTTATAAAATCCGATACCGTTGAGCAGAGGCTTTATCAGTTAAATCTTGCAGGAAAAGCCCTTGAAGGATCAAGTCTTGTTGTTCTTCCTACAGGGCTTGGAAAAACCGTTATAGCTCTTTTTGTAATTGTTTCCAGACTTCAGCGGTTCGGGGGAAAAGTCCTGATTCTTTCTCCAACAAAACCGCTTGTTGAGCAACATGCAGCTTTTTTCAAAAAAGTAATGGCGCTTCCCGAAGACGAAGTTCTCACTTTTACTGGCAGTATTGCACCTGCAGAGCGTGAAAAACTCTGGGCTCAGGGGAAATTGATAGTATCCACCCCTCAGGTGATTGAAAACGATCTCCTAACAAAAAGAATCAGCCTTGAAGATGTAACCCACATCACCTTTGATGAAGCCCATAGGGCAGTAGGAAATTATGCTTACACTTTTATTGCGGAAAAATACTTCGAGAGCGCAAGAAACCCTCATGTGCTCGGAATTACTGCAAGTCCTGGCAGTTCGGACGAGAAAATCTCTGAAGTATGTCAGGCTTTACACATTGAGAATGTCTCGGTGAAGACTGAGAAAGATAAAGATGTCCGCCCTTATGTTCAGGAAAAAGAAATAGAATGGCTTCAGGTCCAGCTTCCCCCCGAAATGGCCGAAATCCGGAGTTATCTGGAAAAAATCTTTGATGATAGGCTCATAACAATAAGAGGCCTGGGGTTTTCACCAGGTAGTGGGAAATACGTCTCCAAAAAAGATCTGTTGCTTTTCCAGAAGAAATTACAGGGTGAAATTCGGGTAGGAGGAGATCCTGCTGTTTTTACTGCGATGTCGGTGCTTGCTGAAATGGTGAAGGTGAACCATGCTGTGGAAATGATTGAGACTCAGGGACTTGAGCCTTTCAGGAAATACCTGGAGAAACTTGATGCTGAAGCCTCTTCAAGCAGTGCAAGCAAGGCTTCAAAAAGACTGATGGATGATCTCTATATGAGAAAAGCTCTTTATAGAGCAAAGGAATGCGAGGTCGAACATCCTAAACTAGAGCTTGCCCGGAAACTCGTATCCGAACAGCTAAAAGAAAGCCCTGATTCCAGGGTAATTGTTTTTACGAATTACAGGGACACAGCAGAGATAGTGGTAAATGCCCTATCAGAAGTTCCAGGAATTGCTCCTATCCGTTTTGTAGGGCAGGCCTCGCGCCTTAAGGACAAAGGGCTTACGCAAAAACAACAGGTGGAAGTTCTCGATAAGTTTAGAGCAGGAGAATACAACGTACTTGTAGCTACCTCAGTTGCTGAAGAAGGTCTTGATATCCCTTCCACAGACCTGGTATTATTCTACGAGCCCATTCCCTCGGAAATTCGGAGCATCCAGCGTAAAGGCAGGACAGGCAGGCAGCATAAAGGTAGGGTCATTATACTTGTGACAAAGGGTACACGCGACGAAGCCTATTACTGGAGCAGTAAGAGCAAGGAAAAAAAGATGCTAAACAGCATGCACGGGCTTGAAGCTCTTCTGGTCCCCAAAAACTCAAAGCAAGGTTCGAAACTATCAGACTTTGAGTCCGAAGCTTTTATTCCGGACTATGCACAAAATGACGCTGAAAGTGAGACTAAAACAGGGAATAGATTGGAAAATGCAGATGTAATGCAGGGAAATAAAGGCCCAATACAGGGAAATAAAGACCCAATGCGAGGAAATAAAGGTCCAATGCGGGGAAATAAAGGCCCAATGCAGGAAAGCAGTGATCTGGCTGTAAATCTCAGTGGTTTTGTAAATAGCAGGGGCAAAGCTGTAGATGGCAACGTTTTTCCAGATAACAAGGATGCGGCTGTAGATAGCAGTAGTTTTGCAGGCATCGGAGGCAGGTCTTCAGATATTAGAGATTTAACTGTAGACAGCGGGGAGTTAACTGTAGACAGCAGAGATATGGCTGCAGGCCCAGACTGCAACAGGGCGAATGAAGAAATTAACGAAGATAACCGTGGGGTCGGGAAAGAAGAAAAGAGCGGAGAAGAAAATAGCAGAGAAGAAAATAGTAGAGAAGGAAAGAGCAGAGACGAAAAAAGCAGAGAAGAAAACGTAAAAGAAAGACAAAAAACCTTTGTCTATTTTGAAACTCTTTCTGGAAAGAAACCTGAATCCGCACCCGAAACTACTGCAGAAGCATCCAAAATAGAAATCAATCCCGAATCCCTGAAAATGGTAGTGGACTTCAGGGAAGCAAAAAGTGGGGTTGCAAATGTTCTTGATAAGCTTGGAGTAGAAGTTATTTTTACCACGCTTGAAATTGGTGATTACGTTGTAAGCGACCGCCTTGCCGTGGAGAGAAAGCGCACGGATGACTTTGTAAACTCTCTTGTTGATGGAAAACGTAATCTTTTTGTGCAGTTATCAAACCTTACAAGAGTATATCAAAAGCCTGTTCTTATTATTGAAGGAACAGAACTTTTCACTTCAAGGCAAATCAACCCTAATGCTATTTATGGCTCCTTGATATCCATTGCTATTGATTTTGGAGTGTCGCTGCTATATTCAAGAGATGAAGAAGAAACTGCTGCAATTTTAAAAATGCTTGCAAAGCGTGAGCAGATGGAAAATAAGAGAGAGGTCAACCCTCACGGAAAAAAGTCAGCAAGTACCCTTATTGAGCAGCAGGAATACCTGGTATCCGCTATCGCAGACATCGGGCCGAAAGCTGCAAGAAACCTTCTTTTGCACTTCGGCTCAGTAGAGGCTATTATGAAAGCTGATGCTAAAGAACTAAAGAATGTAAAATTAATAGGGCCAAAAAGAGCAACAAAAATTAGAGAACTCATTGAGGCTCCCTATAAAGGATAA
- the glyS gene encoding glycine--tRNA ligase: protein MDTYEKVFELAKRRGFLWNSFELYGGSRGFYDYGPLGSTLKRRIEQTWREIYVIQEGFMEIECPTIGIEDVFIASGHVGGFSDPLCECMNCKEAFRADHLVQNVMEAAGTLSAEELTRVIKENDIRCPECGGEFGDAYEFNLMFKTTIGPGTGRQGYLRPETAQGMFVDFQRLSRFYRDKLPFGAVQIGKSYRNEIAPRQGVIRLREFTQAECEIFVDPRNKKHPNFERFADRELVLYSQKAQEKGEPFRMTVREAVEAGVIAHEVLGYNIALTNEFLTKVGINPAKLRFRQHLKDEMAHYAIDCWDAEIETDRFGWVEIVGIADRTDYDLKAHARVSKTELYVYIEYDEPKMVTRFVVKPNMGKLGPLFKGKAKAVADALKQLSEEELSKDEIKVTVDGEELTVSSDAVDFAEETVKVSGENVIPHVIEPSYGIDRIFYGIMEHAYDEENVAQKVAESGLKGSEEAENESEAGKGEGEAEGEEEARLVMHFSSAVAPVQVAVLPLLTRKELADPAKDIIVKLREKTLLVNYDDSGTIGRRYRRNDEIGTPYCVTVDYDTLKDGTVTIRDRDSMRQIRAPIQGIENALYELIYRGKTFESAGKPFNF, encoded by the coding sequence ATGGACACATACGAGAAAGTATTCGAGCTGGCTAAACGCCGGGGGTTCTTGTGGAACTCTTTTGAGCTGTATGGCGGAAGCCGCGGATTTTATGATTATGGGCCTCTTGGGAGCACACTGAAGAGGCGAATCGAGCAGACCTGGAGAGAGATTTACGTTATCCAGGAAGGGTTTATGGAAATCGAATGCCCGACAATCGGGATTGAGGACGTCTTCATTGCATCCGGGCACGTTGGAGGTTTTTCGGACCCTCTGTGCGAGTGCATGAACTGTAAAGAAGCATTCCGGGCCGATCACCTTGTACAAAACGTAATGGAAGCCGCAGGGACCCTGAGTGCAGAAGAACTCACAAGGGTTATAAAGGAAAACGATATCCGATGCCCGGAGTGCGGTGGAGAATTCGGCGACGCTTACGAATTTAACCTGATGTTCAAAACTACAATTGGACCCGGCACTGGAAGGCAGGGGTACCTCAGGCCGGAGACAGCCCAGGGTATGTTTGTCGATTTCCAGAGGCTGTCCCGCTTCTACAGAGACAAGCTGCCTTTTGGAGCAGTACAGATCGGGAAATCCTACAGAAATGAAATCGCACCCAGGCAAGGTGTAATCCGGCTCAGGGAATTCACACAGGCCGAGTGCGAGATTTTCGTTGACCCGCGCAACAAGAAGCACCCCAATTTCGAGCGTTTTGCAGACAGAGAACTTGTACTCTATTCCCAGAAAGCACAGGAAAAAGGCGAACCCTTCAGGATGACTGTCCGGGAAGCTGTAGAGGCCGGAGTCATTGCACACGAAGTCCTGGGCTACAACATTGCACTTACCAACGAATTCCTGACAAAGGTTGGAATTAACCCTGCAAAACTCAGGTTCAGGCAGCACCTGAAAGACGAAATGGCGCATTACGCAATCGACTGCTGGGATGCTGAGATCGAGACCGACAGGTTCGGCTGGGTCGAGATTGTGGGAATTGCTGACAGGACAGACTATGACCTCAAGGCCCATGCAAGGGTTAGCAAGACCGAACTTTACGTGTATATCGAATACGACGAGCCGAAGATGGTAACTCGTTTTGTAGTAAAGCCGAACATGGGCAAGCTTGGGCCTCTCTTTAAGGGCAAGGCAAAAGCAGTTGCAGATGCCTTAAAACAGCTTTCCGAAGAAGAGCTCTCAAAGGATGAGATCAAAGTTACCGTGGACGGGGAAGAGTTGACAGTCAGTTCGGATGCAGTGGACTTTGCAGAAGAAACCGTTAAAGTCAGCGGAGAAAACGTCATCCCTCACGTAATCGAACCTTCCTATGGAATCGACAGAATCTTCTATGGTATCATGGAGCACGCTTATGACGAAGAAAACGTGGCTCAGAAGGTTGCCGAATCAGGGCTTAAAGGCTCGGAAGAAGCTGAAAATGAATCCGAAGCTGGAAAGGGAGAAGGTGAAGCTGAAGGAGAAGAGGAAGCAAGGCTTGTCATGCACTTTTCAAGTGCAGTTGCCCCGGTACAGGTTGCAGTCCTCCCACTCCTGACCCGTAAAGAGCTTGCAGACCCTGCAAAGGATATCATTGTAAAACTCAGGGAAAAGACCCTGCTTGTCAATTACGATGATTCCGGAACCATCGGGCGCCGCTACAGGAGAAATGACGAAATTGGGACGCCTTACTGCGTTACTGTAGACTACGATACCCTTAAAGACGGGACTGTAACTATAAGGGACAGAGATTCCATGCGCCAGATCCGGGCTCCAATCCAGGGGATCGAAAATGCGCTCTACGAACTTATTTACAGAGGCAAGACTTTCGAATCCGCAGGCAAGCCTTTTAATTTCTAA
- the surE gene encoding 5'/3'-nucleotidase SurE has translation MRKLMAPKILVTNDDGVYSTGLKAAFDSVSDLGEVTISAPAVQQSGVGRSISIFEPLRITKTNSGGMPAYSVGGTPTDAVILGIFTILKEMPDLVLSGFNIGENISTDTITTSGTIGGALEAASYGVPAIAASMQVLDEGQKFDDPRNYHRERFEAGIKVVNRVARNVLKYGMPENVDLLNINIPYHAEEDTPIEITRLARKIFKTGVEERRDPRGRPYYWIAGDLIREEEEGTDVHAIMQKGYVSITPISLDSTARIEFSEIEKYL, from the coding sequence ATGAGAAAACTCATGGCTCCAAAAATTCTTGTTACCAATGATGATGGCGTATACTCCACAGGTTTGAAAGCTGCTTTTGACAGCGTTTCGGACCTCGGTGAAGTTACAATTTCGGCTCCTGCTGTCCAGCAGAGCGGAGTCGGGCGTTCGATTTCTATCTTTGAGCCTCTAAGGATCACGAAAACAAATTCAGGAGGAATGCCTGCCTACTCTGTGGGAGGAACCCCTACGGACGCTGTAATTCTGGGTATCTTCACGATCCTTAAGGAGATGCCTGACCTGGTGCTTTCTGGCTTTAACATCGGGGAGAATATAAGCACGGATACAATCACCACCTCAGGGACAATAGGAGGAGCCCTTGAGGCTGCAAGCTACGGCGTGCCTGCAATTGCTGCTTCCATGCAGGTGCTTGATGAAGGACAGAAATTCGATGATCCCAGGAACTACCATAGAGAGCGTTTCGAGGCTGGAATTAAGGTGGTAAACAGAGTGGCTCGAAACGTCCTGAAGTATGGCATGCCGGAAAATGTGGATCTTCTGAACATAAATATCCCCTATCACGCTGAAGAAGATACTCCTATAGAGATAACCCGCCTTGCAAGAAAAATCTTTAAAACGGGTGTCGAAGAAAGGCGTGACCCAAGAGGCAGACCCTATTACTGGATTGCAGGCGACCTTATCCGGGAGGAAGAAGAAGGGACTGATGTGCACGCTATTATGCAGAAGGGATACGTTTCAATAACTCCGATTTCCCTGGATTCAACTGCCAGGATAGAGTTCTCAGAAATCGAAAAATATCTCTAA